DNA from Cucurbita pepo subsp. pepo cultivar mu-cu-16 unplaced genomic scaffold, ASM280686v2 Cp4.1_scaffold000478, whole genome shotgun sequence:
GGAATGGGAGCTAATGTATATTAATTTATGGAGAACACTGGCTAAGGCcaatcaagtaagtggtcttactataggataagTTGGATACTTGTTTGTTGTATGACGACACGTGCTTAGTGGCACTGGCAGGTGTTCTTTATGCTTTATAATTATGAACGTATGACGTATGGtctatgatgtatgatgacatgtgtaagttatatgatgatgtatgatgatgtgcTATAATGATTGTGACGTAGTTCAATAGCGTTATGATAACGATGTAGGATGATGACAATACATGTTGTTATTTCCTTAATGACgttattttccatattaagtTGAGATGTATGTTGTGAATACCATATTGCATTATGTCGATAACTCGGcctaggacacaaccctacaAAAGATTATTTATGATGTTAAGATTGAAAGCTAATGcacatatattattaatagtAATATAAGGACGAAACTATGGTTGTGTCATAAAGATGAGAAATATTatcttggtttctagaaccatgccGCCCAGAGGATGCGGACGCggaagaggaagacgaggAAGGGACTCCCCTATTAGAGGTAGAAGGTGAGGTGAGGCTGAAGAGAGCCCACCTCGAAAAGGATTAGAGACTAGGATGGATGCAGCTGCATCACCAAAAGTTGCGCCGCCACAAGTCGCGCTACCACAAGCTGCATCGCCACCACAAGCTGCACTACCACCACAACCTCCACCGACGCCGCAACCTGCACCTGAGACTGCACCCCTTCTGGCGGCCCCAGCGGCTGGACTAGACACCATCACTAGACTAATGTGGGAGTCTCTCCAGGCCATGATACACACTATGATGGTCACCCAACTAGCCAACATTTCGTAACCTACCAGAGGGGAAAATTGGTTAATGAACTTCAAACGATATGATCCTAGCACATACACTAGTACTACAAGAGATCCAATAAAATCTCAGATTTGGATTTGTCTATAGAAACTATATTTGAGTCGATGGAGTGCCCAGATAACCAAAAAGTCTCATGCGTGACCTTTGTACTGCAAAAGAATGTAGAGGTATGGTGGAGGGACAATAAGGATAGTGTCAACCTAGGAGGGGGAGCCATGGAGTGGGATCACTTTAAAGAAGCCTTCCTCAATCAGCATTAATCCAAAGGGGAACACTTAAGGCGAACACTCTGTGTTCGACCACTTGACCCAAGGCGGACACTCTGTGGAAAGATATGACAGGGACTTCATGAGACTAAAGAGTTTCACACCATCTTTAGTAGATACTGAACAAAAGATGACTAAGAAGTTTGTCTTTAGTCTGGACCCAGACTTGCCGCACGGTGGAAGCTATAGACCCGAAGACATATGAGGGGACTTTGAGAGCTGCCAAAGTCTTATAAAAGCTCAGGGATGAAGCACGACGTGAGCAGCAAGTAACTGTTGGACGCAAACAGCTATATGACTCAGTAGATTCAGACCATCGGCCATCGGCGCATAGTCCTTACTCTATCGACCCATATGCCTTGCGAAAAGCGAGAGCACCCTTCTCAACGCACAAATTGACACCTCAAAAATTAGGATGGGGCAAGAGGAAGAGGGGAAACAGGGTGCAAAGATCTGTGGGAAGTTGTAAGGGGGAAGGTGTGGCCAGGACGAGAGCCTGTTTTCGATGTGGTCAAGAATGTCACATNTATTATGTCGATAACTTGacctaggacacaaccctacaAAAGATTATTTATGATGTTTAGATGGAAAGCTAATGcacatatattattaatagtAATATAAGGACGAAACTATGGTTGTGTCATAAAGACAAGAAATATTatcttggtttctagaaccatgccGCCCAGAGGATGCAGACGTGGAAGAGGAAGTCGAGGAAGGGACGACCCCCTATTAGAGGTAGAGGGTGAGGTGAGGCTGAAGAGAGCCCACCTCGAAAAGGATTAGAGACTAGGATGGATGCAACTGCATCACCAAAAGTTGCGCCGCCACAAGTCACGCTACCACAAGCTGCATCGCCACCACAAGCTGCACTACCACCACAACCTCCACCGACGCCGCAACCTGCACCTGAGACTGCACCCCTTCCGCCGGCCCCAGCGGCTGGATTAGACACCATCACTAGACTAATGTGGGAGTCTCTCTAGGCCATGATACACACTATGATGGTCACCCAACTAGCCAACATTTCGTAACCTACTAGAGGGGCAAATTGGTTAATGAACTTCAAACGATATGATCCTAGCACATACACTAGTACTACAAGAGATCCAATAAAATCTCAGATTTGGATTTGTCTATAGAAACTATATTTGAGTCGATGGAGTGCCCAGATAACCAAAAAGTCTCATGCGTGACCTTTGTACTGCAAAAGAATGTAGAGGTATGGTGGAGGGACAATAAGGATAGTGTCAACCTAGGAGGGGGAGCCATGGAGTGGGATCACTTTAAAGAAGCCTTCCTCAATCAGCATTAATCCAAAGGGGAACACTTAAGGCGAACACTCTGTGTTCGACCACTTGACCCAAGGCGGACACTCTGTGGAAAGATATGACAGGGACTTCATGAGACTAAAGAGTTTCACACCATCTTTAGTAGATACTGAACAAAAGATGACTAAGAAGTTTGTCTTTAGTCTGGACCCAGACTTGCCGCACGGTGGAAGCTATAGACCCGAAGACATATGAGGGGACTTTGAGAGCTGCCAAAGTCTTATAAAAGCTCAGGGATGAAGCACGACGTGAGCAGCAAGTAACTGTTGGACGCAAACAGCTATATGACTCAGTAGATTCAGACCATCGGCCATCGGCGCATAGTCCTTACTCTATCGACCCATATGCCTTGCGAAAAGCGAGAGCACCCTTCTCAACGCACAAATTGACACCTCAAAAATTAGGATGGGGCAAGAGGAAGAGGGGAAACAGGGTGCAAAGATCTGTGGGAAGTTGCATGGGGGAAGGTGTGGCGAGGACGAGAGCCTGTTTTCGATGTGGTCAAGAATGTCACATCGCCATCAACTGTCCGACCAAGGACACCGAAAACCAACCTAACCCACCTAGAGCAGTGGAAGAGGCAGACAGACTGGTGCAAACTGTGAAAAAACTACTCGCGTatttgtgaaggagatgtcgaggGTGGAGACACAAAGAGACATCGACTGTCTCTTCTTCTTATAGTATCCTTCATTACTGTTGTCTTGACCACCTCGACCATTTTCGTGACTTCCATGACCACAGCCTCtaccttgaaaattttgagagtagcGTACCTTTTCATATTTGATTGATGTCTTTGTTTGAAGTGCTTGATCAAGTGttttccccttcttcttcttacgttgctcgtgtgcctcgagagaaccgaaattttcttcattctcttccttctcatgTTTGAGATGGGAAGAACTCTCACTCAGCTCAGCCACTTTcttctctaacctttcaaTCTCTATTTCTAGATCTTTCCTTCTCGTTCAGCGATTTCAACGTCTGCAACTGAGACTTCTCCATAGATTTATCCATGACAGTTTTGGGTTGTTGCTCCAAATCTCTGATCTCCTCCTCATGATCTGGCAGATTCTTTGGCTCGTTCGCTGATCGCGTGGGCTTCTTCTTCGCCATTGTTTGGGATTTTGAAGGGATTGCGGCTTGCATTTGCATCATCTGTTTCTCATGTTCAATCTGCATTTCTACCATCCTTTCTCTCCATtccatcttttcttcttccattttctcttccattctcatcctctttcttctttcttcctcaaattctcTTTCCCGCCATTgaagctctctctcttcgagctCAAGCTCTCTGTTATCCAGTTGTTCATCCCTCTTCGATTTTCTCGTCTCCGATATCGTGATTTCGCCAAATCCGCTGCATATCACCTCATTTTCAACAGCTTCCATCATCTCACGACTACCGCCATCGTCTTTCACGCCGCCATGTTCTTTTGCTTTCAGGTCTTCATTTTGGGCCATCAAGATAATACCTTCGTTTGTTGCGTCATCCAAGGCCAGGTTGAtcgtttcttccaccttttatTGGCTCGACAATCTTTTGCAACATGCCCCATTCTActacaattgtaacatttgtcgAAGTTATGACCATATTTATGACATTTATGGAACTGTATGTTGGAATAGATTGGTCGGTCGCCTCTTCCTCGactgcgtcctcttccacatgccaatttgcttggctcgactGTCTCTTCTTCTTATAGTATCCTTCATTACTGTTGCCTTGACCACCTCGACCATTTCGTGACTTCCATGACCACAACCTCtaccttgaaaattttgagagtagcGTACCATTTCATATTTGATTGATGTCTTGGTTTGAAGTGCTTGATCAAGTgtttcctccttcttcttcttacgttgctcgtgtgcctcaAGAGAACCAGTGAGTTCATCGACAGTGAACGTCGCTAGGTcttttgactcttctatcgcaCATATAAAATTCTCGAAGTTGTTGGTTAATgacctcaagatcttctccacaacccgcgtctcgggtaacatttcttCGTTTCGATTGAGTTGGTTTACACAGTCTATATATGCGTGATGTAATCAAATACGTTTTCTGACTCCATTTTCATGCTCTCTAACTCGCCACgaagagtttggagacgcACTTGTTTGACTtggtcggttcctttgaacacttttCCTAAAATGTCtcacgcttcttttgaagtagttgcactggcaatcttctcaaagcccgactcgtcaacGGCTCGGAACAACATGTATAGTGCCGCCTTATGCTTTGATCGCACCTCTTTTAACGCTTTGTTTTGTGCCACCGTATAACCTGTGGTATCTtttggttcttcgaaacctttTTCGATCATCTCCCATGCATCTTGAGAActgagaagagctttcatttggatgctccaattctcatAGTTTGTCTTTGTTAATCGTGGTAGCGGCATTTGACCCATCACATTTGCCattagctctaataccaatttgttaaagaaaactcgctaatttgtgaaataaatctcacacacactaacAATAGAGGGCGCTCTGATATCAATTTGTGAAAAAACTACTACCCTTTTCTATTACTTNtttttttttttttttttttttcattgctctgtttcttttctctttgacTTTATTCGACCTAGGGTATCCCCTTAGGGTGAGCCAGTGTTGTttgtcaaaaagaaagatgaatcgATGTACTTGTGCATCGATTATAGAGAACTAAATAAGAGAACGataaaaaacatatatctTCTGCCTCACATAGAAGACTTATTTGACAAATTTAGGGAGGCGACAGTATTTGCCAAGTTAGACCTTCGGTGAGGGTACcattaaattaagattaaagagAGGAATGTACCAAAAAGAGCGTTTATGACAATATACGGTCACTACGAGTTCATAGTGATGTCGTTTGGCCTCACTAATACCCTAGCtttgtttatgaaattatgAACCGAGTATCCAAGGACTATTTGAACAGGTTCGTTATCGTGTTCATAGATAACTTCCTAGTATACTTGAAAACGTACCAAGAACACATTCGAACGGCGAATGCCGGAGTTTTCATTCGCACATGACCCACAAAGAGCACCCGACGTCGGGGTCACCACGGAAACCAAACTCGACCTTCAGCCACCTCCAAGACACctgcagagaagaaaaatactgAGAAAACGAGAAAGACAGTGAGAAAATCCGACGAAGCTCTGGCAAAGCCAAACCCTATGAAATCGACGTCGAAACCTCCGATTTACGCAACGAAAATAATCCCAGAGGCTTTTACACACACCAGCGGTAGATTTAGACGATTCCTACACGTACACCGTCGGGCAAGGGAGACAGAACGTCAAATTTCTGAACCCTCTCAGATCTGGGAGTG
Protein-coding regions in this window:
- the LOC111785392 gene encoding keratin-associated protein 5-1-like codes for the protein MVSNPAAGAGGRGAVSGAGCGVGGGCGGSAACGGDAACGSVTCGGATFGDAVASILVSNPFRGYEMLASWVTIIVCIMAWRDSHISLVMVSSPAAGAARRGAVSGAGCGVGGGCGGSAACGGDAACGSATCGGATFGDAAASILVSNPFRGGLSSASPHLLPLIGESLPRLPLPRPHPLGGMVLETKIIFLIFMTQP